Proteins from one Microbacterium proteolyticum genomic window:
- a CDS encoding DNA-3-methyladenine glycosylase I: MSDLIIDADGVARCAWAGDDTEYRRYHDEEWGTELRGDRPLFEKMSLEGFQAGLSWITILRKRPRFREVFHGFEPSIVAAFGPDDVDRLLQDAGIIRHRGKIEAVIGNAALVAGMDTGELDALLWSFAPAAHTPPSSFAEVPAVTPESEAMSKELRRRGFRFVGPTTMYALMQSSGMVDDHVAGCWRAAA; the protein is encoded by the coding sequence ATGAGCGACCTCATCATCGACGCCGACGGCGTCGCCCGGTGCGCGTGGGCCGGCGACGACACCGAGTACCGGCGCTACCACGACGAGGAGTGGGGCACCGAGTTGCGGGGCGACCGGCCGCTGTTCGAGAAGATGAGCCTCGAGGGCTTCCAGGCGGGTCTGTCGTGGATCACGATCCTGCGCAAGCGGCCGCGCTTCCGCGAGGTGTTCCACGGGTTCGAGCCGTCGATCGTCGCCGCGTTCGGGCCCGACGACGTCGATCGCCTGCTTCAGGATGCCGGGATCATCCGCCACCGCGGCAAGATCGAGGCCGTGATCGGCAACGCCGCCCTCGTCGCGGGCATGGACACCGGCGAGCTCGACGCCCTGCTGTGGTCGTTCGCTCCCGCCGCGCACACGCCTCCGTCATCGTTCGCCGAGGTTCCAGCCGTGACGCCTGAGTCCGAGGCGATGAGCAAAGAGCTGCGGCGCCGCGGGTTCCGCTTCGTCGGACCCACCACCATGTACGCGTTGATGCAGTCCTCGGGAATGGTCGACGATCACGTCGCGGGCTGCTGGCGAGCGGCGGCTTGA
- a CDS encoding CGNR zinc finger domain-containing protein, whose amino-acid sequence MHLNPYGEYAVLLAASLANDWPADRAGIEERTRELGMTMAFPVASDDHPRTRDVIDRWLRVVDEPDPAARAALLNLEMAGAAAYPRLTDHDGEGWHLHYRDTDDSLPRVLAAVISVGTALHLVTRGTHRLGRCGAAPCDRVVVDVTRNGRQRYCSVRCANRAAVRRHRARG is encoded by the coding sequence ATGCATCTCAACCCTTACGGGGAGTACGCCGTGCTGCTCGCGGCGTCGCTCGCGAACGACTGGCCCGCCGACCGCGCGGGCATCGAGGAGCGCACGCGCGAGCTCGGCATGACGATGGCGTTCCCGGTGGCATCCGACGACCACCCGCGCACGCGCGACGTGATCGACCGGTGGCTGCGGGTCGTCGATGAGCCCGACCCCGCGGCGCGCGCGGCGCTGCTCAACCTCGAGATGGCCGGGGCGGCGGCGTATCCGCGGCTCACCGACCACGACGGCGAGGGCTGGCACCTCCACTACCGCGACACCGACGACTCGCTCCCCCGAGTGCTGGCGGCGGTGATCTCGGTGGGCACCGCGCTGCACCTCGTCACCCGCGGCACCCACCGCCTGGGCCGATGCGGCGCCGCCCCCTGCGACCGCGTCGTCGTCGACGTCACCCGCAACGGCCGTCAGCGCTACTGCTCGGTGCGCTGCGCGAACCGCGCCGCCGTGCGCCGGCACCGCGCGCGCGGCTGA
- the recQ gene encoding DNA helicase RecQ, whose protein sequence is MTFPGAAPEPYADAPPEAFDGYDDPYAAADWDPDLFAPPDDPDAPPPPMDATTSRFARAAVVTGTARQLPDVRDFTGRDPREVLHEVYGYDAFRGDQADIVQQVIDGGDAVVLMPTGGGKSVTYQVPALVRPGTGLVVSPLIALMHDQVDALVANGVRAAYLNSTQAPAERQAVEQAYLAGDLDLLYVAPERLNGAQTLGLLSRGRLSVIAIDEAHCVSQWGHDFRPDYLALGDLAERFPGVPRMALTATATPETAREIVERLRLRDARTFVASFDRPNIQYRVDAKVDPRRQLVSFIRSQPEGSAGIVYALSRKSVEQTAAYLAAQGLDALPYHAGLDASVRAANQSRFLRDDGVIMVATIAFGMGIDKPDVRFVAHIDLPKSVEGYYQETGRAGRDGDPSVVWMAYGLGDVVQQRRMIDQSPGDRSYKMRLGQHLDAMLALCETVGCRRQNLLSYFGEPSEPCGNCDTCLTPPDTWDGLVAAQKLLSTIVRLQRERGQAFGAGHLIDILRGAKTERIAQQGHDRLSTYGLGADLSDQDWRSVIRQLLARGIIVAQGDYGTLALSEASGGVLRGETPVPLRRDALGRAGGGGGSRPRKSSADDVAAGDRDLFEALRAWRAEQAREQGVPAYIVFGDATLRAIAAARPSSMGDLDGITGIGAKKREAYGDGILAVVAQH, encoded by the coding sequence GTGACTTTCCCCGGCGCCGCCCCCGAGCCGTACGCCGATGCGCCTCCCGAGGCGTTCGACGGATACGACGATCCGTACGCGGCGGCGGACTGGGATCCCGATCTGTTCGCCCCGCCCGACGACCCCGACGCTCCGCCCCCGCCGATGGATGCCACGACCTCCCGGTTCGCGCGAGCCGCGGTGGTGACCGGAACCGCTCGCCAACTGCCCGACGTGCGCGATTTCACCGGGCGCGATCCGCGCGAGGTGCTGCACGAGGTCTACGGCTACGACGCCTTCCGCGGCGATCAGGCCGACATCGTCCAGCAGGTCATCGACGGCGGCGACGCCGTCGTGCTTATGCCGACCGGCGGCGGCAAGAGCGTCACGTACCAGGTGCCGGCCCTGGTGCGTCCGGGCACGGGTCTGGTGGTGAGCCCGCTCATCGCGCTCATGCACGACCAGGTCGACGCCCTCGTCGCCAACGGCGTGCGGGCGGCGTACCTGAACTCGACGCAGGCCCCGGCCGAGCGGCAGGCGGTCGAGCAGGCGTATCTCGCTGGCGACCTCGATCTCCTCTACGTCGCTCCGGAGCGACTGAACGGAGCCCAGACGCTCGGATTGCTCTCGCGCGGTCGACTGAGCGTCATCGCGATCGACGAGGCCCATTGCGTGTCGCAGTGGGGCCACGACTTCCGGCCGGACTACCTCGCCCTGGGTGACCTCGCCGAGCGGTTCCCCGGTGTCCCGCGCATGGCTCTCACGGCGACCGCCACCCCCGAGACCGCCCGCGAGATCGTCGAGCGCCTGCGCCTCCGCGACGCCCGCACGTTCGTCGCGAGCTTCGACCGGCCCAACATTCAGTACCGCGTCGACGCGAAGGTCGACCCCCGCCGCCAGCTCGTGTCGTTCATCCGCTCCCAGCCCGAGGGGTCGGCGGGCATCGTGTATGCCCTGAGCCGCAAGAGCGTCGAGCAGACCGCGGCGTACCTCGCCGCGCAGGGCCTCGACGCCCTGCCGTACCACGCGGGCCTCGACGCCTCGGTGCGCGCGGCGAACCAGTCGCGCTTCCTCCGCGACGACGGGGTGATCATGGTCGCCACGATCGCCTTCGGCATGGGCATCGACAAGCCCGATGTCCGCTTCGTCGCCCACATCGACCTGCCCAAGTCGGTCGAGGGCTACTACCAGGAGACGGGTCGCGCGGGCCGCGACGGCGATCCCTCGGTGGTGTGGATGGCGTACGGCCTCGGCGACGTCGTGCAGCAGCGCCGCATGATCGACCAGTCTCCCGGCGACCGTTCCTACAAGATGCGTCTCGGCCAGCACCTCGACGCCATGCTCGCCCTGTGCGAGACGGTCGGATGCCGCCGCCAGAACCTGCTGTCGTACTTCGGTGAACCGTCCGAGCCGTGCGGCAACTGCGACACGTGCCTGACGCCGCCCGACACGTGGGACGGCCTGGTGGCGGCGCAAAAGCTGCTGTCCACGATCGTCCGGTTGCAGCGCGAGCGCGGGCAGGCCTTCGGCGCCGGCCACCTGATCGACATCCTGCGCGGCGCCAAGACCGAGCGCATCGCTCAGCAGGGCCACGATCGCCTCTCCACGTACGGGCTCGGCGCCGACCTGTCCGATCAGGACTGGCGCAGTGTCATCCGTCAGCTCCTCGCGCGCGGCATCATCGTCGCCCAGGGTGACTACGGCACCCTCGCGCTCAGCGAGGCGTCGGGTGGCGTGCTGCGCGGAGAGACGCCGGTACCTCTGCGCCGCGATGCCCTCGGTCGCGCCGGTGGGGGTGGCGGATCGCGCCCGCGCAAGTCCAGTGCCGACGACGTCGCTGCCGGCGACCGCGATCTGTTCGAGGCGCTGCGCGCGTGGCGCGCCGAGCAGGCGCGCGAGCAGGGCGTGCCGGCATACATCGTGTTCGGTGATGCGACGCTCCGCGCGATCGCGGCCGCGCGGCCGTCGTCGATGGGCGACCTCGACGGCATCACCGGCATCGGCGCCAAGAAGCGGGAGGCCTACGGCGACGGCATCCTCGCGGTCGTCGCCCAGCACTGA
- a CDS encoding GNAT family N-acetyltransferase, whose product MTDAVTVTRNDEARRYEVHVDGELGGVLQFRPAGEGRVVLPHTEIDSSFKGKGLGSTLASEALADLARRGDTIVPTCPFVAHYLREHDVPGLVIEWPREEDAADSADPGEPA is encoded by the coding sequence ATGACCGACGCAGTGACCGTGACCCGCAACGACGAGGCGCGCCGATACGAAGTGCACGTGGACGGCGAACTGGGCGGGGTGCTGCAGTTCCGTCCGGCCGGTGAGGGACGCGTGGTCCTCCCCCACACCGAGATCGACTCCTCGTTCAAGGGCAAGGGCCTGGGTTCGACGCTCGCCAGCGAAGCGCTGGCGGATCTCGCCCGTCGCGGCGACACGATCGTGCCCACGTGCCCGTTCGTCGCGCACTACCTTCGCGAGCACGACGTCCCCGGCCTCGTCATCGAGTGGCCCCGCGAGGAAGACGCGGCCGACTCGGCGGATCCCGGCGAGCCGGCATGA
- a CDS encoding acyl-CoA dehydrogenase, which produces MTDAAVRPTTPATSTRTPVGGAPTAAHSAAEAAENRIDIEQVTDLLLGTWADTRREARAMLKDPIFWRDDSLAMDAHRERTLGQLHELVARKAVHRAFPKRFGGEENNGANIAGFEELVAADPSLQIKSGVQWGLFGSAVLQLGTQKHHEKWLPGIMSLDIPGAFAMTETGHGSDVAAIGTTATYDADTEEFVIHTPFRGAWKDYLGNAALHGKAATVFAQLITNGVNHGVHCFYVPLRDDEGAFLPGIGGEDDGLKGGLNGIDNGRLHFDHVRVPRENLLNRYGDVAADGSYSSDIASPGRRFFTMLGTLVQGRVSLDGAAAWASAIGLTIAITYGNQRRQFDSGSGTPEVTLLDYGKHQRRLLPRLATTYAQIFAHDEFLQKFDGVFSGRLDTDADREDLETLAAALKPLSTWHALDTLQESREACGGQGFLFENRLVGLRADLDIYVTFEGDNNVLLQLVGKRLLADYARQFKGKDAKALAAFAVGQTAGKLFHGAGLRQLGQAVTDRGSTARSVEKGLRAQQQHELLADRVQQMVADIAGRLRPASKLSREEAAALFNENQAELIEAARAHGELLQWEAFTDAVNRLGDDGSRQVLTWLRDLFGLQLIEKHLAWYLINGRLSTQRAAAVSSYIDRLCVRLRPHAQDLVDAFGYGPEHIRASIATGVEDDRQNEAASYYAALRASGNAPVPEKKPGK; this is translated from the coding sequence ATGACCGACGCCGCCGTCCGTCCCACCACGCCCGCCACAAGCACGCGTACCCCCGTCGGGGGTGCGCCGACAGCCGCGCATTCCGCCGCCGAGGCCGCCGAGAACCGCATCGACATCGAGCAGGTCACCGACCTCCTGCTCGGAACGTGGGCGGACACGCGCCGGGAGGCGCGCGCGATGCTGAAGGATCCGATCTTCTGGCGCGACGACAGCCTCGCCATGGACGCGCACCGCGAGCGGACCCTCGGCCAGCTGCACGAGCTCGTCGCGCGCAAGGCCGTGCACCGCGCGTTCCCGAAGCGGTTCGGGGGCGAGGAGAACAACGGCGCGAACATCGCCGGGTTCGAGGAGCTGGTGGCCGCCGACCCCAGCCTGCAGATCAAGTCGGGCGTGCAGTGGGGCCTGTTCGGCTCGGCCGTGCTGCAGCTCGGAACCCAGAAGCACCACGAGAAGTGGCTGCCCGGCATCATGAGCCTCGACATCCCCGGGGCCTTCGCGATGACCGAGACCGGCCACGGATCCGACGTCGCCGCCATCGGCACGACGGCCACCTACGACGCCGACACCGAGGAGTTCGTCATCCACACGCCGTTCCGCGGTGCGTGGAAGGACTACCTCGGTAACGCCGCCTTGCACGGCAAGGCCGCGACCGTGTTCGCCCAGCTCATCACCAACGGCGTGAACCACGGCGTGCACTGCTTCTACGTTCCGCTCCGCGATGACGAGGGGGCCTTCCTCCCCGGCATCGGCGGCGAGGACGACGGCCTCAAGGGTGGCCTCAACGGCATCGACAACGGACGCCTCCACTTCGACCACGTGCGCGTCCCCCGTGAGAACCTGTTGAACCGCTACGGCGACGTCGCCGCCGACGGCAGCTACTCGAGCGACATCGCCAGCCCCGGTCGTCGCTTCTTCACGATGCTCGGCACCCTCGTCCAGGGACGCGTCTCGCTCGACGGTGCGGCCGCGTGGGCGTCCGCGATCGGCCTCACGATCGCGATCACCTACGGCAACCAGCGTCGACAGTTCGATTCGGGCAGCGGGACGCCCGAGGTCACCCTGCTCGACTACGGCAAGCACCAGCGCCGCCTCCTGCCGCGCCTGGCGACGACGTACGCGCAGATCTTCGCGCACGACGAGTTCCTTCAGAAGTTCGACGGCGTCTTCAGCGGACGCCTCGACACGGATGCCGATCGCGAAGACCTCGAGACGCTCGCCGCCGCGCTGAAGCCCCTGTCGACGTGGCACGCGCTGGACACCCTGCAGGAGTCGCGCGAAGCGTGCGGCGGTCAGGGCTTCCTCTTCGAGAACCGTCTCGTGGGGCTCCGCGCCGACCTCGACATCTACGTCACTTTCGAGGGCGACAACAACGTCCTCCTGCAGCTCGTCGGCAAGCGCCTGCTCGCCGACTACGCCCGTCAGTTCAAGGGCAAGGATGCCAAGGCCCTCGCCGCGTTCGCGGTGGGGCAGACCGCGGGCAAGCTCTTCCACGGTGCGGGTCTGCGTCAGCTGGGTCAGGCCGTGACCGACCGCGGCTCGACGGCCCGCTCGGTGGAGAAGGGACTCCGCGCTCAGCAGCAGCACGAGCTACTCGCCGACCGCGTGCAGCAGATGGTGGCCGACATCGCGGGGCGGCTGCGCCCGGCATCCAAGCTCTCCCGCGAGGAGGCGGCGGCACTCTTCAACGAGAACCAGGCCGAGCTGATCGAAGCCGCCCGGGCCCACGGTGAGCTCCTGCAGTGGGAGGCGTTCACCGACGCCGTCAACCGTCTCGGCGACGACGGCTCCCGCCAGGTGCTGACGTGGCTGCGCGACCTCTTCGGCCTGCAGCTCATCGAGAAGCACCTGGCCTGGTACCTGATCAACGGCCGCCTCTCGACGCAGCGCGCGGCGGCGGTGTCGAGCTACATCGACCGGCTCTGCGTCCGACTGCGACCGCACGCGCAGGACCTCGTGGACGCGTTCGGTTACGGCCCCGAGCACATCCGCGCCTCGATCGCCACGGGCGTCGAGGACGACCGGCAGAACGAGGCGGCGTCGTACTACGCGGCGCTGCGTGCCTCGGGCAACGCCCCGGTGCCGGAGAAGAAGCCCGGCAAGTAG
- a CDS encoding S8 family serine peptidase gives MGRTLRSAAAIALAGLFTAAGVTSAQAAVVGEGVTPPTPIESATGRYIVVLDEAPVATYDGGEAGLRATKSDDARLDTGSDAVREYSAFLEQRQQDVADEAGVDADYSYTLAVNGFSAAMDPNQAAKLAATKGVQKVVPDEIRHPAAVPSTEFLGLEGDGGVWQQVGGVDAAGEGVVVGVVDTGIAPENPSFAGDPLGTTPGDQPYLDGNDVVYRKADGTDFRSPRVATGDGWSVDDYSTKLVGARYFDQGAAATGFTFEADYRSPRDGDAHGSHTASTAAGNNGVEASVEGIDFGAISGVAPAAKVAAYKACYSGPDPLVTTDDVCALSDLLGAINAAVADGVDVINYSIGGGAATTTLALEDAAFFNAAAAGIFVAVSAGNSGPDASTADHASPWYTTVAASTIPTYEGTVKLPNGFQAAGASVSVRAGEDVTGPVVYAGDIAASGADPANAALCLLGSLDAAQAAGKIVVCDRGQNARIEKSQAVKEAGGIGMILVNVTPASVDNDFHSVPTVHIDARYRDDLLAYVRGNADATATLVGENVTGVETPTPQVAGFSSRGPMLADGSDVLKPDISAPGVAILAAAANAEGAAPTFEFLSGTSMSSPHIAGLAALYLGERPLATPAEVKSAMMTTAYDTVDVEGAPAQDPFAQGAGHVDPTKYFDPGLLYLNGPADWAAFLQGKGLEDFGVEPIDGSDLNLASISIGSLAKPQTVTRTVTSTQAGTFEASIDVPGLDATVEPSTLTFGAAGETQTFTVTFSRTTAAAEQWTTGFLTWTSGDTQVRSPIAVRPTTAEAPAEVAGTGLSGSTGVEILPGVSGDLPLTVSGLSAVTLLTDPDNPVDGHSGDQDSGDADGYVRWIVDVPEGTTLSRFDLDSSDDTGSDLDLFVSRVVSPDDLRYYERFTSATGSADERVSLPNPTPGTYLVEANIYSFTAPFTWDMTYANVQPGGEGQLTATPNPIPAEQGVATTYDLSWQGLQPQTRYLGVVQYGESNVQTVLTVDSGQAAPVNVDAPTISGTPKLGRTLTATAGTWDPAEVTTTFQWLRGGEPIEGATLSTYRVKRDDVGAVLSVRVTATDAGTGLTGTADSAGVPVVASSRTTVTVSPWVGRTSDTYTLTVKVRPSGGPAATGEVTVTVAGKPYTATLEDGRATITLDPQTRGLRIVTAEYEGSDTVSASEAYSAFIVLR, from the coding sequence ATGGGTCGTACCCTGCGTTCGGCCGCGGCCATCGCATTGGCCGGGCTTTTCACCGCTGCCGGAGTCACCTCCGCGCAGGCCGCCGTCGTGGGCGAGGGGGTGACCCCTCCCACACCCATCGAATCCGCCACCGGGCGGTACATCGTCGTCCTCGACGAAGCGCCCGTCGCCACCTATGACGGCGGCGAAGCGGGCTTGCGCGCGACGAAGTCCGACGATGCCCGCCTCGACACCGGTTCGGATGCCGTCCGCGAGTACTCGGCCTTCCTCGAGCAGCGCCAGCAGGACGTCGCTGACGAAGCCGGGGTGGATGCCGACTACTCGTACACGCTCGCCGTCAACGGCTTCAGCGCGGCGATGGACCCGAACCAGGCCGCGAAGCTCGCCGCCACGAAGGGCGTGCAGAAGGTCGTCCCCGACGAGATCCGCCACCCGGCGGCCGTCCCCTCGACCGAGTTCCTCGGGCTCGAGGGCGACGGCGGCGTGTGGCAGCAGGTCGGCGGAGTCGACGCGGCGGGCGAGGGTGTCGTGGTCGGTGTCGTCGACACCGGCATCGCGCCCGAGAACCCGTCGTTCGCGGGCGACCCGCTCGGCACGACGCCCGGCGATCAGCCGTACCTCGACGGCAACGACGTCGTCTACCGCAAGGCCGACGGCACCGACTTCCGGTCGCCGCGCGTCGCCACGGGCGACGGCTGGTCGGTCGACGACTACTCCACGAAGCTCGTCGGCGCGCGCTACTTCGACCAGGGTGCCGCCGCGACCGGCTTCACCTTCGAGGCCGACTACCGCTCCCCGCGCGACGGCGACGCGCACGGCTCGCACACCGCGAGCACGGCCGCCGGCAACAACGGCGTCGAGGCCAGCGTCGAGGGCATCGACTTCGGTGCCATCTCGGGCGTGGCCCCGGCCGCGAAGGTCGCCGCGTACAAGGCCTGCTACTCCGGTCCCGACCCGCTCGTCACCACCGACGACGTCTGCGCGCTGAGCGACCTGCTCGGCGCCATCAACGCCGCGGTCGCCGACGGCGTCGACGTGATCAACTACTCCATCGGCGGCGGGGCGGCCACCACCACCCTCGCCCTCGAGGACGCGGCGTTCTTCAACGCCGCCGCCGCGGGCATCTTCGTCGCCGTCTCGGCCGGCAACTCCGGCCCCGACGCCTCGACCGCCGACCACGCCTCGCCCTGGTACACCACGGTCGCGGCTTCCACGATCCCGACCTACGAGGGCACCGTGAAGCTCCCGAACGGCTTCCAGGCCGCGGGTGCCTCGGTCTCCGTCCGGGCGGGTGAGGACGTGACGGGACCGGTGGTCTACGCCGGCGACATCGCGGCATCCGGAGCGGATCCGGCGAACGCCGCCCTGTGCCTCCTCGGATCGCTCGACGCGGCGCAGGCCGCCGGCAAGATCGTCGTGTGCGACCGCGGGCAGAACGCGCGCATCGAGAAGTCGCAGGCCGTGAAGGAGGCGGGCGGGATCGGCATGATCCTCGTCAACGTCACCCCCGCGTCGGTCGACAACGACTTCCACTCCGTGCCGACCGTGCACATCGACGCGCGCTACCGCGACGACCTCCTCGCCTACGTGCGGGGGAACGCGGATGCCACGGCGACCCTCGTGGGCGAGAACGTCACGGGAGTCGAGACGCCGACGCCGCAGGTCGCCGGCTTCTCCAGCCGCGGACCGATGCTCGCCGACGGCAGCGACGTGCTCAAGCCCGACATCTCGGCGCCCGGCGTGGCGATCCTCGCCGCCGCCGCGAACGCCGAGGGTGCGGCTCCCACGTTCGAGTTCCTCTCGGGCACGTCCATGTCCTCGCCGCACATCGCCGGTCTCGCCGCCCTGTACCTGGGTGAGCGGCCGCTGGCCACGCCCGCCGAGGTGAAGTCCGCCATGATGACCACGGCGTACGACACCGTCGACGTCGAGGGCGCTCCCGCGCAGGATCCGTTCGCGCAGGGTGCGGGTCACGTCGACCCGACGAAGTACTTCGACCCGGGTCTGCTGTACCTCAACGGTCCCGCCGACTGGGCGGCGTTCCTGCAGGGCAAGGGCCTCGAGGACTTCGGCGTCGAGCCGATCGACGGCAGCGACCTGAACCTGGCATCCATCTCCATCGGATCCCTGGCCAAGCCGCAGACCGTCACGCGCACCGTGACCTCCACGCAGGCGGGCACGTTCGAGGCATCCATCGACGTCCCCGGACTGGATGCCACGGTCGAGCCGTCCACGCTGACCTTCGGCGCGGCGGGCGAGACGCAGACCTTCACGGTCACGTTCTCCCGCACCACCGCGGCAGCCGAGCAGTGGACGACGGGCTTCCTCACGTGGACCAGCGGCGACACCCAGGTGCGCTCGCCGATCGCGGTGCGGCCGACGACCGCCGAGGCTCCGGCCGAGGTCGCGGGCACCGGGCTGTCGGGTTCGACGGGCGTGGAGATCCTCCCCGGCGTGAGCGGCGACCTGCCGCTGACGGTGTCGGGTCTCTCGGCCGTCACCCTGCTGACCGATCCCGACAACCCGGTCGACGGACACTCCGGCGACCAGGACTCGGGTGACGCGGACGGCTACGTCCGGTGGATCGTGGACGTGCCCGAGGGGACGACCCTCTCGCGCTTCGACCTCGACTCCTCCGACGACACCGGCAGCGACCTCGACCTGTTCGTGTCGCGCGTGGTGAGCCCGGACGACCTCCGGTACTACGAGCGGTTCACCTCGGCGACCGGCTCGGCGGACGAGCGGGTCTCGCTGCCGAACCCGACCCCCGGCACCTACCTCGTCGAGGCGAACATCTACTCGTTCACGGCGCCGTTCACGTGGGACATGACCTACGCGAACGTCCAGCCCGGCGGCGAGGGGCAGCTCACGGCCACGCCGAATCCGATCCCCGCCGAGCAGGGAGTGGCGACGACCTACGACCTGTCGTGGCAGGGACTGCAGCCGCAGACCCGGTACCTCGGGGTCGTGCAGTACGGCGAATCCAACGTGCAGACGGTGCTGACGGTCGACTCGGGTCAGGCGGCCCCCGTCAACGTCGACGCTCCGACGATCTCGGGCACGCCGAAGCTCGGCCGCACCCTGACGGCGACCGCCGGCACCTGGGACCCGGCCGAGGTCACCACGACGTTCCAGTGGCTGCGCGGCGGCGAGCCGATCGAGGGCGCGACCTTGTCGACGTACCGCGTGAAGCGCGACGACGTCGGTGCGGTGCTCTCGGTGCGGGTGACCGCGACCGACGCCGGTACCGGGCTCACCGGCACCGCGGACAGCGCGGGCGTGCCCGTCGTGGCCTCGTCGCGGACGACCGTGACGGTGAGCCCGTGGGTCGGCCGCACGAGCGACACCTACACCCTGACCGTCAAGGTCCGCCCCTCGGGTGGTCCTGCGGCGACCGGTGAGGTGACGGTGACCGTCGCCGGGAAGCCGTACACGGCGACCCTCGAGGACGGCCGTGCCACGATCACGCTCGACCCGCAGACGCGGGGCCTGCGCATCGTGACCGCGGAGTACGAGGGCAGTGACACCGTCTCGGCCTCGGAGGCGTACAGCGCGTTCATCGTGCTGCGCTGA
- a CDS encoding pirin family protein: MTRLDVAPPASEGPVDCDGPRALVVEAREVPLGGVRNMEVHRTLPHRALPMVGAWCFLDRFGPQETLMRVEPHPHIGLQTVTWPIVGEVRHRDAVGSDVVVRPGALNLMTSGDGIAHSEYSVGDDPIPLDALQLWVALPESRRHGGPAFERHENLPVLDLGEGADAIVVMGSLGGVSSPATVHTAIVGAELRLPAGIPVRVPLDTRWEYALYGMIGSAEAQTGVDAVDADAARRTTPLATAEATASVDGSRLLYLGTGRDHVELVSAEGARVFLLGGEPFEADIVMWWNFVGRSHDEIAAAREAWEAGAPRFGTVVDHGPERIPAPPLPAVRLTPRRRRV; this comes from the coding sequence ATGACCCGACTCGACGTCGCGCCACCGGCATCCGAGGGCCCGGTCGACTGCGACGGACCGCGCGCCCTCGTGGTCGAGGCCCGGGAGGTCCCGCTCGGGGGCGTCCGCAACATGGAGGTGCACCGCACCCTTCCGCATCGTGCGCTGCCGATGGTGGGGGCGTGGTGCTTCCTCGACCGGTTCGGACCGCAGGAGACCCTGATGCGGGTCGAGCCGCACCCCCACATCGGCCTCCAGACCGTGACCTGGCCGATCGTCGGCGAGGTGCGCCACCGGGATGCCGTGGGCAGCGACGTCGTCGTCCGCCCCGGCGCTCTGAACCTGATGACCAGCGGCGACGGCATCGCGCACTCGGAATACTCGGTCGGCGACGACCCCATTCCCCTCGACGCACTCCAGCTCTGGGTGGCTCTGCCGGAGTCCCGCCGTCACGGCGGACCGGCGTTCGAGCGGCACGAGAACCTCCCGGTCCTGGATCTCGGCGAGGGTGCGGACGCCATCGTCGTGATGGGCTCGCTCGGGGGAGTCTCGTCCCCCGCCACCGTCCACACCGCCATCGTGGGAGCGGAGCTCCGGCTGCCCGCCGGCATCCCGGTCCGCGTGCCCCTCGACACCCGATGGGAATATGCCCTCTACGGCATGATCGGTTCCGCCGAGGCGCAGACGGGGGTGGATGCCGTCGACGCGGACGCCGCACGCCGCACCACTCCTCTCGCGACCGCGGAGGCCACGGCATCCGTCGACGGATCGCGTCTGCTCTACCTCGGCACGGGCCGCGACCACGTGGAACTGGTGTCCGCCGAGGGCGCCCGCGTCTTTCTGCTCGGCGGTGAGCCGTTCGAAGCGGACATCGTGATGTGGTGGAACTTCGTGGGTCGTTCGCACGACGAGATCGCCGCGGCCCGCGAGGCCTGGGAGGCCGGTGCTCCGCGCTTCGGCACCGTCGTCGACCACGGTCCCGAGCGCATCCCCGCCCCGCCGCTCCCCGCCGTGCGGCTCACGCCGCGCCGCCGCCGGGTGTAG